One Streptomyces lincolnensis genomic region harbors:
- the upp gene encoding uracil phosphoribosyltransferase, which translates to MRLHVVDHPLVAHKLTTLRDQRTESATFRRLADELVTLLAYEATRDVRTEQVDIATPVARTTGVKLSYPRPLVVPILRAGLGMLDGMMRLLPTAEVGFLGMIRNEETLEASTYATRMPEDLSGRQVYVLDPMLATGGTLVAAIRELIKRGADDVTAVVLLAAPEGVELMERELAGTPVTVVTAAVDDHLNEHGYIIPGLGDAGDRLYGAAE; encoded by the coding sequence ATGCGTCTCCATGTCGTCGACCACCCCCTGGTGGCCCACAAGCTCACCACGCTGCGCGACCAGCGCACCGAATCCGCGACCTTCCGCCGTCTCGCCGACGAGCTGGTCACCCTCCTCGCCTACGAGGCCACGCGTGACGTGCGTACCGAGCAGGTCGACATCGCGACGCCGGTCGCCCGGACCACGGGCGTCAAGCTGTCCTACCCGCGCCCGCTGGTGGTGCCGATCCTCCGGGCGGGCCTCGGCATGCTCGACGGCATGATGCGGCTCCTGCCGACCGCCGAGGTGGGCTTCCTGGGCATGATCCGCAACGAGGAGACCCTGGAGGCCTCCACGTACGCCACGCGCATGCCGGAGGACCTCTCCGGCCGCCAGGTGTACGTCCTCGACCCGATGCTCGCCACCGGCGGCACCCTGGTCGCGGCCATCCGCGAGCTCATCAAGCGCGGCGCCGACGACGTCACCGCCGTCGTCCTCCTGGCCGCCCCCGAGGGCGTCGAACTCATGGAACGCGAGCTGGCCGGCACCCCGGTCACCGTCGTCACGGCGGCCGTCGACGACCACCTCAACGAACACGGCTACATCATCCCGGGCCTGGGAGACGCGGGCGACCGCCTCTACGGCGCCGCCGAGTAG
- a CDS encoding type II toxin-antitoxin system VapB family antitoxin, translated as MIFKRIGNGRPYPDHGRESTRQWADVAPRPVRLDQLVTTKGQLDLETLLAEDSTFYGDLFAHVVKWQGDLYLEDGLHRAVRAALQQRQVLHARVLELD; from the coding sequence GTGATCTTCAAGCGCATCGGAAACGGCCGGCCGTACCCCGACCACGGCCGGGAAAGCACCCGGCAGTGGGCGGACGTCGCGCCGCGCCCGGTCCGCCTCGATCAGCTCGTGACGACCAAGGGCCAGCTCGACCTGGAAACCCTGCTCGCCGAGGACTCGACCTTCTACGGCGACCTCTTCGCGCATGTCGTGAAATGGCAGGGCGACCTGTACCTGGAGGACGGCCTGCACCGCGCGGTCCGCGCCGCGCTCCAGCAGCGCCAGGTGCTGCACGCCCGGGTCCTGGAACTCGACTGA
- a CDS encoding penicillin acylase family protein → MITGIYRDAWGIPHLRAGSARELARAQGLVTARDRAWQLEAERHRAQGTSAAFLGTDALAWDGFARQARLDDTARRCFAALERRDPETADWVRAYVDGVNEGLAGATAPEFARVGLAPGRWQPWTPLGVWLSTHILFAGFPAKLWREQAVRHLGPAAVGLFAADGPGTSGSNGWLVSGERTTTGRAVIAGDPHRFIEEPGVYQQIHLSCPEFDVVGLAVPGVPGIAHFGHTGTVAWAITNAMADYQDLYRERLRRTGAGVEALGPDGRWRRAARHTETVACAGGEPVEVEVIETDRGPVIVGGPEGLDGGVPESGEEVLAPLAVSLRYPPRVTGDLGFGALLPLLRARTVAEVDRAFDVWAEPVNVVQAADTEGGLLHRVAGRVPERAEANRVRPVPAWEPGHEWRGWHEMPRAGLTDGIAVMANQRGPSAPLGVEFAPAHRADRITALLDGKDHWSPADMPSIHMDTRLSSAGPLLDRLAELDGLSPEAARTRDTLLRWDRHMDADSTDAALYAAVRGAVVRRLAAHPAFAALTTPPAYPEVLLPWMHLVPRIGFALEHLLRAEELYGVDRAEAVRAAVEEVAAEPPVGMWGDTHRLSPWRALPGAGDEEPGLSGDHDCVLCTSAVPGWSDLSARGPAARYVWDLARREDSLWVVPFGASGVPGSAHHRDQLPLWLKGDLVPVVTDWDRLMKESDV, encoded by the coding sequence GTGATCACAGGGATCTACCGCGACGCCTGGGGGATACCCCATCTCCGTGCGGGCAGCGCACGGGAACTCGCCCGCGCCCAGGGCCTGGTGACCGCCCGCGACCGGGCCTGGCAGCTGGAGGCGGAACGGCACCGCGCCCAGGGCACCTCGGCCGCCTTCCTCGGCACCGACGCCCTGGCCTGGGACGGATTCGCGAGACAGGCCCGACTCGACGACACCGCGAGACGCTGTTTCGCCGCGCTGGAGAGACGGGACCCGGAGACCGCCGACTGGGTCCGGGCCTACGTCGACGGCGTCAACGAGGGGCTGGCCGGGGCCACGGCGCCGGAGTTCGCCCGCGTCGGCCTAGCCCCCGGCCGCTGGCAGCCCTGGACCCCCCTCGGTGTCTGGCTCTCCACGCACATCCTCTTCGCCGGCTTCCCGGCCAAGCTCTGGCGCGAGCAGGCCGTCCGCCACCTGGGCCCCGCGGCCGTCGGCCTGTTCGCCGCCGACGGCCCCGGCACCTCCGGCAGCAACGGCTGGCTGGTGAGCGGCGAGCGCACGACCACCGGCCGGGCGGTGATCGCCGGCGACCCGCACCGCTTCATCGAGGAACCCGGCGTCTACCAGCAGATACACCTGTCCTGCCCGGAGTTCGACGTCGTCGGCCTCGCCGTCCCGGGCGTCCCCGGCATCGCCCACTTCGGCCACACCGGCACGGTCGCCTGGGCCATCACCAACGCCATGGCCGACTACCAGGACCTCTACCGCGAGCGCCTGCGCCGCACCGGCGCCGGTGTCGAGGCCCTCGGCCCGGACGGCCGCTGGCGGCGGGCCGCCCGGCACACGGAGACCGTCGCGTGTGCGGGCGGGGAGCCGGTCGAGGTGGAGGTGATCGAGACCGACCGCGGGCCCGTCATCGTGGGCGGCCCGGAAGGACTCGACGGTGGTGTCCCGGAGAGCGGCGAAGAAGTCCTCGCCCCGCTCGCCGTCAGCCTCCGGTATCCGCCCCGCGTCACCGGGGACCTCGGCTTCGGCGCCCTGCTCCCGCTGCTGCGGGCCCGCACGGTCGCCGAAGTGGACCGGGCCTTCGACGTCTGGGCCGAACCCGTCAACGTCGTCCAGGCCGCCGACACCGAGGGCGGCCTGCTGCACCGGGTGGCCGGCCGGGTGCCCGAGCGGGCCGAGGCCAACCGGGTCCGGCCGGTGCCCGCGTGGGAGCCCGGGCACGAGTGGCGGGGCTGGCACGAGATGCCCCGCGCCGGCCTGACCGACGGCATCGCGGTGATGGCCAACCAGCGCGGACCGTCGGCCCCGCTGGGCGTCGAGTTCGCCCCCGCCCACCGCGCCGACCGCATCACGGCCCTCCTCGACGGCAAGGACCACTGGTCGCCCGCCGACATGCCGTCGATCCACATGGACACCCGGCTCTCCTCCGCCGGACCGCTGCTGGACCGCCTGGCGGAGCTGGACGGACTGTCTCCCGAGGCGGCCCGGACCAGGGACACCCTGCTGCGCTGGGACCGCCACATGGACGCGGACAGCACGGACGCGGCGCTGTACGCGGCGGTACGCGGTGCCGTCGTACGGCGGCTCGCGGCGCACCCCGCCTTCGCCGCGCTGACCACCCCGCCCGCCTACCCGGAGGTCCTCCTGCCCTGGATGCACCTCGTCCCGCGGATCGGCTTCGCGCTCGAGCACCTGCTGCGGGCCGAGGAGTTGTACGGCGTCGACCGGGCCGAGGCCGTCCGCGCGGCCGTCGAGGAGGTGGCCGCGGAACCGCCCGTGGGGATGTGGGGCGACACCCACCGTCTGTCGCCCTGGCGCGCGCTGCCCGGCGCCGGGGACGAGGAACCGGGGCTGTCCGGCGACCACGACTGCGTGCTGTGCACGTCGGCCGTGCCCGGCTGGAGCGATCTGAGCGCGCGTGGCCCGGCCGCCCGGTACGTGTGGGACCTGGCCCGGCGCGAGGACAGCCTGTGGGTGGTGCCCTTCGGCGCCTCGGGCGTGCCCGGTTCGGCCCATCACCGTGATCAACTCCCCTTGTGGCTCAAGGGGGATCTCGTCCCGGTCGTCACCGACTGGGACCGGCTCATGAAGGAAAGCGATGTCTGA
- a CDS encoding SDR family NAD(P)-dependent oxidoreductase, translating to MTPPEHPRPPGLLDGQIALVTGAGGGIGRGIALRFAEHGAAVALHCRTSVAAARETARQAGDAGARTVVLQADLTDEDACRRLVREAAEWGGGRLTALVNNAGVQPTRALPEMTAGEWREVVDTNVSSVFSCTRAAAEVMREQGGSVTHIASIEASRPAPDHAHYSASKAAVVMHARSAALEYGPLGIRVNTVSPGLVHREGLEDAWPDGVRRWREAAPLGRLGRPQDIGDACVFLASPLASWVTGHDLVVDGGVSARSTW from the coding sequence ATGACACCTCCGGAACACCCCAGGCCCCCGGGACTCCTGGACGGACAGATCGCCCTGGTCACCGGCGCGGGCGGCGGCATCGGGCGGGGCATCGCGCTGCGGTTCGCCGAGCACGGGGCCGCGGTGGCCCTGCACTGCCGTACGTCCGTGGCGGCGGCCCGGGAAACCGCCCGGCAGGCGGGCGACGCGGGCGCCCGGACCGTCGTCCTCCAGGCCGATCTCACCGACGAGGACGCCTGCCGCCGTCTGGTGCGGGAGGCCGCCGAGTGGGGCGGCGGGCGGCTGACGGCACTAGTCAACAACGCGGGGGTGCAGCCGACGCGGGCCCTGCCCGAGATGACCGCGGGCGAGTGGCGGGAGGTCGTGGACACCAACGTGTCGAGCGTCTTCTCGTGCACCCGGGCGGCCGCGGAGGTCATGCGGGAGCAGGGCGGCTCGGTCACCCACATCGCCTCCATCGAGGCGAGCCGGCCCGCCCCGGACCACGCCCACTACTCCGCGTCCAAGGCGGCCGTCGTGATGCACGCCCGGTCGGCGGCGCTGGAGTACGGCCCGCTCGGCATCCGCGTGAACACCGTCTCGCCGGGGCTCGTCCACCGGGAGGGCCTGGAGGACGCCTGGCCGGACGGGGTGCGGCGATGGCGGGAGGCGGCTCCCCTCGGGCGCCTGGGCCGCCCGCAGGACATCGGCGACGCGTGCGTCTTCCTGGCCTCGCCGCTCGCCTCCTGGGTGACCGGGCACGACCTGGTCGTCGACGGGGGCGTGTCGGCGCGTTCGACGTGGTGA
- a CDS encoding copper resistance CopC/CopD family protein — MLLGTVLVLLLGGGAGTASAHAALRSTDPRDGTVLKTAPRDITLTFTESVGLLDDSFRVLDPENRRLRPAKVVHGPDGSDTVRATLPGKLGEGTYVVAWRVVSADSHPVSGAFTFSVGKPSATTATIDTGPVEDPATGGLYNIARWLAYLGAALLIGTAAFVAVCRPPDSGPLRGPLWAGLWTLGGATLVLLVLRAPYESGAGPAAAFDLSSFTRVLTTRPGEALLVRLALLPVAAFFVVRLLRRAALSRAWLAGGAVLSVALALTWAAAEHASAGIQVPVAMTSSVLHVLAMAVWLGGLAALLVTLSRSSAAPAALVTRFSRLAFGCVTVLVVTGVYQSWRGLGSLSALTDSTYGRLLFLKLVAVVLLLGMAGLSRQWTARLVTESAGAGVAKPSEAVVEAVVEERVPERVGATGGAAGGASAGSESESESSGPAGPAGPAGPAESVPSESVPAESVPSDDPFRRGLRRSVLVEVVIAVAVLVFSTILAGTLPGRAAAEAAKDASVAGLPTASVSYVPFEVGRARGKVQITLDPGRKGENSVEAVVLTPDGGIATVPELRLSFTHPVQDIGPIDAELADKGGYWGTSALTLPLAGVWEMKVTVRVSDIDQVSVTQNVRIG, encoded by the coding sequence GTGCTGCTGGGCACCGTGCTGGTCCTGCTCCTCGGCGGCGGTGCGGGAACGGCGTCCGCGCACGCGGCCCTCCGCTCCACCGACCCCCGGGACGGAACCGTCCTCAAGACCGCCCCGCGTGACATCACCCTGACGTTCACCGAGTCCGTCGGCCTGCTCGACGACTCCTTCCGGGTCCTGGACCCGGAGAACCGGCGGCTGCGTCCGGCGAAGGTCGTGCACGGGCCGGACGGTTCCGACACGGTCCGGGCGACCCTGCCCGGGAAGCTCGGCGAGGGCACCTACGTGGTGGCCTGGCGGGTGGTGTCCGCCGACAGCCACCCGGTCTCGGGCGCCTTCACCTTCTCCGTCGGCAAGCCCTCCGCGACGACGGCGACGATCGACACGGGGCCGGTGGAGGACCCGGCGACCGGCGGCCTCTACAACATCGCCCGCTGGCTCGCCTATCTCGGCGCCGCGCTGCTCATCGGCACGGCGGCCTTCGTCGCGGTCTGCCGCCCGCCGGACTCGGGTCCGCTGCGCGGGCCGCTGTGGGCGGGGCTGTGGACCCTGGGCGGTGCCACGCTCGTCCTGCTGGTGCTGCGCGCCCCGTACGAGTCGGGCGCGGGCCCGGCGGCGGCCTTCGACCTCTCGTCCTTCACCCGCGTCCTCACCACCCGCCCGGGCGAGGCACTGCTGGTCCGCCTGGCCCTGCTGCCGGTCGCCGCCTTCTTCGTCGTACGACTGCTGCGGCGCGCGGCGTTGTCGCGGGCCTGGCTCGCGGGCGGTGCCGTCCTCTCGGTCGCCCTGGCGCTGACCTGGGCCGCCGCGGAGCACGCGTCCGCCGGGATCCAGGTGCCGGTGGCGATGACCTCGTCCGTGCTGCACGTGCTGGCGATGGCGGTGTGGCTGGGCGGCCTCGCGGCCCTGCTGGTCACGCTGTCCCGCTCGTCGGCGGCCCCGGCCGCCCTGGTCACCCGCTTCTCCCGGCTGGCCTTCGGCTGCGTCACCGTCCTCGTCGTCACCGGCGTCTACCAGTCCTGGCGCGGCCTCGGCTCCCTGTCCGCCCTCACCGACTCGACGTACGGCAGGCTCCTGTTCCTGAAGCTGGTCGCCGTGGTGCTGCTGCTGGGGATGGCGGGACTGTCCCGGCAGTGGACGGCACGGCTGGTGACGGAGTCGGCGGGGGCTGGTGTGGCGAAGCCGTCGGAGGCTGTGGTGGAGGCCGTGGTGGAGGAGCGTGTGCCGGAGCGGGTGGGCGCGACCGGGGGCGCGGCGGGTGGAGCGAGCGCCGGGTCGGAGTCGGAGTCGGAGTCCTCCGGGCCTGCCGGGCCTGCCGGGCCTGCCGGGCCCGCCGAGTCCGTCCCCTCCGAGTCCGTGCCCGCCGAGTCCGTGCCCTCCGACGACCCGTTCCGGCGCGGCCTGCGCCGGTCCGTGCTGGTGGAGGTGGTCATCGCGGTCGCGGTGCTGGTGTTCAGTACGATCCTCGCCGGCACGCTGCCGGGCCGGGCCGCGGCGGAGGCGGCGAAGGACGCCTCGGTGGCGGGGCTGCCGACCGCGTCCGTGTCGTACGTGCCCTTCGAGGTGGGCCGGGCCCGCGGCAAGGTGCAGATCACCCTGGATCCGGGCCGTAAGGGCGAGAACTCCGTGGAGGCCGTGGTCCTCACCCCCGACGGCGGTATCGCCACCGTCCCCGAACTGCGGCTGTCCTTCACCCATCCCGTCCAGGACATCGGCCCGATCGACGCCGAACTCGCCGACAAGGGCGGCTACTGGGGGACGAGCGCGCTCACCCTGCCCCTCGCCGGTGTCTGGGAGATGAAGGTGACCGTCCGGGTGTCGGACATCGACCAGGTGAGCGTGACGCAGAACGTGCGGATCGGCTAG
- a CDS encoding LytR C-terminal domain-containing protein, with protein sequence MSMLTPPGMGGKYRITGDTHPRMRRPRRRGRLVVGVVASAAALGLVGWGTLQLIDVFTGGGDKATAAGPKADCGTRATPSPSASPSAAVVIKPNRITVNVFNATARSGLAKKTADELKKRGFKIGDVGNATADYDKKVKGTGLLLGPPSSLRTSLPVLATQLSGAEQRPDGRKGTDVDLIIGDGFKALNGKAAADKALAALSSPKPADSSSKKSC encoded by the coding sequence ATGAGCATGCTGACTCCCCCCGGCATGGGCGGGAAGTACCGGATCACGGGCGACACACACCCCCGGATGCGCCGACCTCGGCGCCGCGGCAGGCTCGTGGTCGGGGTGGTCGCCTCCGCCGCCGCGCTGGGGCTGGTCGGCTGGGGCACGTTGCAGCTCATCGACGTCTTCACCGGCGGTGGCGACAAGGCGACGGCGGCCGGACCCAAGGCCGACTGCGGGACCCGGGCCACGCCGTCCCCGTCCGCGTCCCCCAGCGCCGCCGTCGTGATCAAGCCAAACCGGATCACCGTCAACGTCTTCAACGCGACGGCCCGCAGCGGCCTGGCCAAGAAGACCGCGGACGAGCTGAAGAAGCGCGGGTTCAAGATCGGGGACGTCGGTAACGCGACGGCGGACTACGACAAGAAGGTCAAGGGGACGGGGCTGCTGCTCGGGCCCCCGTCGTCTCTGCGTACCTCGTTGCCGGTCCTGGCCACGCAGCTGAGCGGGGCCGAGCAGCGGCCCGACGGACGCAAGGGCACCGACGTCGATCTGATCATCGGTGACGGGTTCAAGGCGCTGAACGGCAAGGCCGCCGCGGACAAGGCGCTGGCCGCGCTGTCCTCGCCGAAGCCGGCGGACTCCTCGTCCAAGAAGAGCTGTTGA
- a CDS encoding GNAT family N-acetyltransferase yields the protein MSDTQPRDLTRELARDPVHEQTVDGYGTVRVLPLDAHADAGTVHAWVSEERAAFWGMNGLTRDQVAEIYAHMDTLDTHHAFLLLKDAEPVGLLQTYDPRADRVGECYEVEPGDIGVHLLLAPAGGDGTRPGWSSALLGAVAGFVLLGLDRRRVVVDPDVRNEKAIARFLKQGFEAGEAVVLPEIDIPDVYLPEKHAQLAFLRREVAFPGDS from the coding sequence ATGTCTGACACCCAGCCCCGTGACCTCACCCGCGAACTCGCCCGTGACCCCGTCCACGAGCAGACCGTCGACGGCTACGGAACCGTCCGCGTGCTCCCCCTGGACGCGCACGCCGACGCCGGGACGGTCCACGCGTGGGTGAGCGAGGAGCGGGCGGCGTTCTGGGGCATGAACGGGCTGACCAGGGACCAGGTCGCGGAGATCTACGCGCACATGGACACCCTCGACACCCATCACGCCTTCCTGCTGCTGAAGGACGCCGAACCGGTCGGCCTCCTCCAGACCTACGACCCGCGGGCCGACCGCGTCGGCGAGTGCTACGAGGTCGAACCCGGCGACATCGGCGTCCACCTGCTGCTCGCGCCCGCGGGCGGGGACGGGACCCGGCCCGGCTGGTCGTCCGCGCTGCTCGGCGCCGTCGCCGGATTCGTCCTGCTCGGCCTGGACCGCCGGCGGGTCGTGGTCGACCCCGACGTGCGCAACGAGAAGGCGATCGCCCGCTTCCTGAAGCAGGGCTTCGAGGCGGGGGAGGCCGTCGTCCTGCCGGAGATCGACATCCCGGACGTGTACCTGCCCGAGAAGCACGCCCAACTGGCGTTCCTGCGGCGGGAGGTAGCCTTCCCGGGTGACTCCTGA
- a CDS encoding cupin domain-containing protein: protein MTPDDLVAHYGLEPIPREGGLFRRTWAGPERPDGRPEGSAIVALLTAAPGDFSALHRLPTDEIWHFYLGDPLGLLLLAPDGTSSTPVLGPDVLAGQHLQLTVPAGTWMGARVVAGGAWTFFGCTMAPGFTYEGYEHGDEKELTARHPDRAELIAGLCRP, encoded by the coding sequence GTGACTCCTGACGATCTGGTCGCCCACTACGGTCTGGAGCCCATCCCGCGTGAGGGCGGGCTCTTCCGACGCACCTGGGCGGGACCCGAACGGCCCGACGGACGACCGGAGGGCTCCGCGATCGTCGCCCTGCTGACCGCCGCGCCGGGCGACTTCTCTGCCCTGCACCGCCTGCCCACCGACGAGATCTGGCACTTCTATCTCGGCGACCCGCTCGGGCTCCTCCTGCTCGCCCCGGACGGCACGTCCTCGACTCCCGTCCTGGGCCCGGACGTCCTCGCCGGCCAGCACCTCCAGCTCACCGTCCCGGCGGGCACCTGGATGGGCGCCCGGGTCGTGGCCGGAGGCGCGTGGACCTTCTTCGGCTGCACCATGGCCCCCGGGTTCACCTACGAGGGCTACGAGCACGGGGACGAGAAGGAGCTGACGGCGCGGCACCCGGACCGGGCCGAGCTGATCGCGGGACTGTGCCGTCCATGA
- a CDS encoding FG-GAP-like repeat-containing protein, which translates to MRRTAMAAAVFAGVVGVTLTPTASSAATPYKGANTAAVQDDFNGDGYRDLAVGAPHAANGSVESAGAVVVLYGSASSVSATRRTVLTQATTGVPGAPEDGDGFGRTVTSADLDRDGYADLIVGTPDEAVGSDYARGSVTVVWGSSTGLKTATNISPPAGYGEGRTYCRFGLSLATGDMNGDGAPELSVGSGCEGATYTGPFTRTGQATTPVRETFYGETRGVVMGDVDGDGDADQFWLPGPTDGDLRGPVYVQPGVKDGDPTPPSYRTALPYADGHAGVIGDLNGDGYGDLVTAVSTDDSMSGGPDGWAHRGGEIQVLYGSAQGITATQKPHVYYQDTAGVPGAAEDGDMFGQSLSVGDVNADGYADVLVGSPGEAVGTLASAGTAVLLRGSATGLTTTQAAGYTQNTAGVPGAAETADRFGAAVHLADLNRDGRAETIVGAPGENSDGCVWVARGSASGPVPSGSVNLCGTSSGITVRGVEGAFGEALPSAHVEL; encoded by the coding sequence TTGCGCAGAACAGCCATGGCGGCCGCCGTGTTCGCCGGGGTCGTCGGCGTCACCCTCACGCCCACGGCCTCGTCGGCCGCCACCCCCTACAAGGGCGCCAACACCGCCGCCGTCCAGGACGACTTCAACGGCGACGGCTACCGCGACCTCGCGGTCGGCGCGCCGCACGCCGCCAACGGCAGCGTGGAGTCGGCCGGAGCGGTCGTCGTGCTGTACGGATCGGCGTCCTCGGTCAGCGCCACCCGCCGGACCGTCCTCACCCAGGCGACGACCGGCGTCCCCGGCGCCCCGGAGGACGGCGACGGCTTCGGCCGGACGGTCACCAGCGCGGACCTCGACCGGGACGGCTACGCGGACCTGATCGTCGGCACCCCCGACGAGGCCGTCGGCAGCGACTACGCCCGCGGTTCGGTGACGGTCGTCTGGGGAAGCTCGACCGGCCTGAAGACCGCCACCAACATCTCCCCGCCCGCCGGCTACGGCGAGGGCCGCACGTACTGCCGCTTCGGCCTCTCCCTGGCCACCGGCGACATGAACGGCGACGGTGCCCCCGAACTGAGCGTCGGCTCCGGCTGCGAGGGCGCCACCTACACGGGCCCCTTCACCCGCACCGGACAGGCCACCACCCCCGTCCGGGAGACCTTCTACGGCGAGACCCGAGGCGTCGTGATGGGCGACGTCGACGGCGACGGCGACGCGGACCAGTTCTGGCTGCCCGGCCCCACCGACGGCGACCTGCGCGGACCGGTCTACGTCCAGCCCGGCGTCAAGGACGGCGACCCCACCCCGCCCTCCTACCGCACCGCGCTGCCCTACGCCGACGGCCACGCCGGCGTGATCGGCGACCTCAACGGCGACGGCTACGGCGACCTCGTCACCGCCGTCTCCACCGACGACTCCATGTCCGGCGGCCCGGACGGCTGGGCCCACCGCGGCGGCGAGATCCAGGTCCTCTACGGCAGCGCGCAGGGCATCACCGCCACCCAGAAGCCCCACGTCTACTACCAGGACACCGCCGGGGTGCCCGGGGCCGCGGAGGACGGCGACATGTTCGGGCAGTCGCTGAGCGTCGGCGACGTGAACGCCGACGGATACGCCGACGTCCTCGTCGGCTCCCCCGGCGAGGCCGTCGGCACCCTCGCCTCCGCCGGTACGGCCGTCCTGCTGCGCGGCTCCGCCACCGGCCTGACCACCACCCAGGCCGCCGGATACACCCAGAACACCGCGGGCGTCCCCGGTGCCGCCGAGACCGCCGACCGGTTCGGCGCCGCCGTGCACCTCGCCGACCTCAACAGGGACGGCAGGGCGGAGACGATCGTCGGGGCACCCGGCGAGAACAGCGACGGCTGCGTGTGGGTCGCCCGCGGCTCGGCCTCCGGCCCGGTGCCGAGCGGCTCGGTGAACCTGTGCGGCACCAGCTCCGGGATCACCGTCCGGGGCGTCGAGGGCGCCTTCGGTGAGGCGCTGCCGAGCGCTCACGTGGAGCTCTGA
- a CDS encoding siderophore-interacting protein produces MAQGHGWEGAVLKLLRAKDFVLTVTGAEDVTEHYRRVHLTDGGMLAETGIHPTMWVRLWFDNAGKPHQRAYTLVDPDPAAGTFSLEFALHEGCASDWARAAKPGDTIEATVHGTGFQRPQPEPSHVFAIGDPASLPALNSLLDELDGAPATVWFESTLDDLPFRTDPSRHDVRPVPREDSGAHLVAEVKQSLPDLLKASPEPYVWIACDTATTRTLSSYVRKELGVPKQRVHALGYWRAD; encoded by the coding sequence ATGGCGCAGGGGCACGGCTGGGAGGGCGCGGTCCTCAAACTGCTGCGCGCGAAGGACTTCGTCCTCACCGTCACGGGCGCCGAGGACGTCACCGAGCACTACCGCCGCGTCCACCTCACCGACGGCGGCATGCTCGCCGAGACCGGCATCCACCCGACCATGTGGGTCCGGCTCTGGTTCGACAACGCCGGCAAGCCCCACCAGCGCGCCTACACCCTGGTCGACCCGGATCCGGCGGCCGGCACCTTCTCCCTGGAGTTCGCGCTCCACGAGGGGTGCGCCAGTGACTGGGCGCGGGCGGCGAAGCCCGGGGACACGATCGAGGCGACCGTGCACGGGACGGGCTTCCAGCGGCCCCAGCCCGAGCCCTCGCACGTCTTCGCGATCGGAGACCCGGCCTCGCTGCCCGCGCTCAACTCCCTCCTGGACGAGCTGGACGGGGCCCCGGCCACCGTCTGGTTCGAGTCCACCCTCGACGACCTCCCCTTTCGCACCGACCCCTCCCGCCACGACGTACGCCCCGTTCCCCGCGAGGACTCCGGCGCCCACCTCGTCGCCGAGGTGAAGCAGTCCCTCCCCGACCTGCTGAAGGCAAGCCCCGAGCCGTACGTCTGGATCGCCTGCGACACGGCCACGACCCGCACGCTGTCGTCGTACGTCCGCAAGGAACTGGGCGTCCCCAAGCAGCGCGTGCACGCGCTGGGGTACTGGCGGGCGGACTGA
- a CDS encoding HhH-GPD-type base excision DNA repair protein yields the protein MDVTLHLAQDPEADALLGRSPLAALVGMLLDQQVPMEWAFKGPRTIADRLGADDLDAHDIAAQDPEAFAALLSEKPAVHRYPGSMAKRIQQLCQYLVEHYDGNAELVWKGVADGPELLRRLEGLPGFGKQKAQIFLALLGKQLGVRPKGWREAAGAYGDPKSFRSVADITGPESLTKVRAHKQEMKAAAKAAKAAGS from the coding sequence ATGGACGTCACGCTTCACCTCGCCCAGGACCCCGAGGCCGACGCACTGCTCGGACGGTCTCCGCTCGCCGCGCTGGTCGGGATGCTGCTGGATCAGCAGGTCCCGATGGAATGGGCGTTCAAGGGGCCCCGGACCATCGCGGACCGGCTCGGCGCGGACGATCTGGACGCGCACGACATCGCCGCGCAGGACCCCGAGGCCTTCGCCGCGCTGCTCTCCGAGAAGCCGGCCGTGCACCGGTACCCCGGTTCCATGGCCAAGCGGATCCAGCAGCTGTGCCAGTACCTCGTCGAGCACTACGACGGGAACGCCGAGCTCGTCTGGAAGGGCGTCGCCGACGGACCCGAGCTGCTCCGCCGCCTGGAGGGGCTCCCCGGCTTCGGCAAGCAGAAGGCCCAGATCTTCCTCGCCCTGCTCGGCAAACAGCTCGGCGTCCGGCCCAAGGGCTGGCGCGAGGCCGCCGGCGCCTACGGCGACCCGAAGTCCTTCCGCTCCGTCGCCGACATCACCGGCCCCGAGTCCCTCACCAAGGTCCGCGCCCACAAACAGGAGATGAAGGCGGCGGCGAAGGCGGCCAAGGCAGCGGGGTCGTAA